TTGGTCTTTGAACCTGAGAGCTCGCCGGCGCTGGGCTTCGGTTTCAGGGTGGGCTTTCTCGGCTTGCTCCATATGGATGTGGTCAGGGAGAGACTCGAAAGGGAGTTCGAGATAACCTGCATATTAACGGCGCCGAACGTAGTTTACAGGGTAACCATGAACGACGGGACTGTTCGTGAGATTACTAACCCGGCCAGTTTTCCCGAGCCGGGAGAGTTCGCAAAGGTCGAAGAGCCCTTCGTAGAGCTGTCTATAATCACTCCATCCGATTACATGGGCAACCTAATCGGCTTCATAACCACCGAAAAGAGGGGCGAGTTCAAAGCCGTTGAGAACGCTGGCAAAAACAGAGTGGTCATGAAGTTCGTGACACCACTTTCGGAGATAATGTTCGACTTCTTCGACAGGATGAAGGCACTCTCGAGGGGATATGCCTCGATGGATTACGATATCATCGGTTACAGAGAATCGAACCTGGTCAAGGTGACCATACTCGTCAACAAGGAAACCGTGGATTCACTGTCTTTCATAGTTCATGTGGATAAAGAGTACGCGGTAGCCAAAAAGGTTGTGGACAAACTGAGCGAACTAATACCCCAGCATCAGTTCCAGATACCGATACAGGCCAAGGCCCGTGGCAGGATAATTGCTCGTAGCGATATAAAGGCCCTCAGGAAGGATGTTCTTGCCAAGTGCTATGGAGGGGACGTTACTAGAAAGATGAAACTGCTGGAGAAACAGAAAGAAGGAAAGAAGAGAATGAGAGAGATAGGTCAGGTAACGATTCCTCAGAACGCTTTCCTTGCAATTTTGCGGATCGGCGATGAGGAATGAAAGCGCGGAGTGATATCATGATAAAGCTGGGTGCGCATATGTCTACTTCGAAGGGCTTCGATAAAGTCCCCGAAGACACAATAAAGATAGGCGGAAACACTTTCCAGATCTTTCCACACAGTCCCAGGATGTGGAGAGCCTCTCTACCCGAAGATAAAGTTACCCGGATCTTCAAGAGCGAGATGAAAGACAAAGGCATTGATCCTTATTCCTGCATGGTCCACTCGGGTTATCTCATAAACCTAGCCTCGTCCAACGAGGAGGTCTGGGAAAAGTCGGTAGCGTTGCTTTCGATCGAGATGAAGATCACGGCCTCTCTGGGGCTTAAGTTTTTAAACTTCCATCCGGGGAGTCACCTGGGAGACGGTCTCCAGACCGGAATAGACAGGATTGTGAGGGGAATCGATATCGTTCTGAGCGAAAATCTGGATAGCGATGTGATGCTTCTTCTAGAGAACGTCGCTGCCAAGGGCAACCATATAGGTAGCAGTTTCGAGGAACTGAAGAGCATTATAGATGGATCGTCTGAGCCTTCGAGAATAGGTGTAACCTACGATACCTGTCACGGTTTCGACTCTGGTTTTGATATCAGGACTGTCGATGGGACGGAGTTTCTTATAGAGAGTATCGACTCCACAGTCGGCTACGGGAAATTGAAGATGATACATCTCAACGACAGCAAATTTCCTTTGGGCGCCGGCAAGGACAGACATGAAGTCATAGGCAAAGGTTATATAGGCATGGACGGGGGATTCAGGGAGTTTCTCTCCCGTGAAGAGATACAGCAAAAGCCCTGGCTTCTGGAAACTCCCGGCGGAGACGCCGACCATGAAGAAGAGATCAAGTACATAAAAGAACTATTGAATAGTCGGGAGAACAGTTTATGAAGAAGAAGTATGTGGTAGTGACGGGAGGAGTGCTCAGCGGAATCGGAAAGGGAATACTTTCGGCCTCCATAGCCCGTGTTATGAAGGAGTGCGGGGTGGAGGTTAACACCCTGAAGATAGATCCATACCTCAATATAGATGCCGGTACGATGAATCCAAATCAACACGGTGAAGTTTTCGTAACGGAGGACGGCTACGAGGCCGATTTAGACCTAGGCCATTATGAGAGGTTCCTTGGAAAGGATATGCGACGCGAGAATAACATGACGGCCGGCCAGATCTTCAAAACCATAATTGACAAAGAAAGAGAAGGGAGCTTCCTGGGGGCAACCGTCCAGATGGTACCCCACGTGACCGAGGAGATAAAGGGCAGAATAAGAAGGATACCTGGTGAGCTGATCATGATAGAGATCGGCGGAACCGTGGGCGATATCGAGGGTGAGATCTTTCTCGAGGCTATCAGGGAACTCTGGGTTGAGGAGGGTTCCGAGAACTTTCTCTTCGTTCACGTAACCTACGTACCCTACCTAAGGGTCACGAGTGAGTTCAAAACTAAACCCACTCAACAGTCGGTGCAGCTCTTGAGGAGAATAGGCATACAACCGCAGATGATCGCGGTGAGATCGGAGGAGCCTGTCGAGGAGAACGAGCTGAGAAAGATAGCCCTTTTCGGCGGCGTAGAGAGGGAGATGGTTTTCAATCTGCCAGACTCGAAGAACGTTTACGATGTCCCCTCGATTGTTTACTCTTACGGCATCCACAGAAAGATAGCCACCAGACTTAACCTCGAGATAGAGGAGAGGTTCGAATGGGACTACCCGAGAAACTTCATCCCTTCGAAGATCGCCATAGTCGGTAAGTATCTTGGAACGGATGACGCTTACAAAAGCATATCCGAGAGCATCTGCCTGTGCGGCGCCAGTAAACCGGATGTTCTCGACTCGCAGATCTTTGAGGACATGACGCAGGAGCAGATCAAAAACACCCTGGCCGAATACGAAGGTTTAATAATTCCCGGGGGTTTCGGAAAAAGAGGTATAGAAGGAAAGATAGCTGTGATAAGATACGCTCGAGAGAACAATGTACCCATTATGGGCATCTGTCTGGGTATGCAGCTAATGGTTATAGAGTATGCCAGAAACGTTGCCGGCCTTGTAGGAGCTAACTCCACCGAATTCGATCCGGCGACGCCATATCCGGTGATCGATATAATGGAGGAACAGAAAAAAATACTCAAACTTGGCGGGACCATGAGACTGGGGGCACAGGAAACTCCAATAAAGGAGGGAACTCTTCTCATGGAGGCTTACCGAACCAGTCTGGTTCATGAGAGGCACAGGCACAGATACGAAGTTAACTACGAAGACTTCCGCGATCTCTTCAACGAGCCGGGTGAGGACCTTTCCGGCAGAATGGTGATCTCGTCCAAGGCCACTTTCGTAGAGGCCATAGAGTTGCCAGACAAAGATTTCTTCCTTGGAATTCAGTACCACCCGGAGTTCGGCTCGAAAGTCGGCCGCCCCAGTCCGCTATTCAGACTCTTCGTTGAAAAAATCAGGGGGCGAAAAAGGGATTGACGGTTATGGATTTCAGAAACGGTAGAACGTTGGACCTCTCCTCACCAGTGATAATGGGTATAATCAATACTACACCCGATTCCTTCTACCCCGGAAGCAGGGTCCCCGATACACGAACCGCCGTGAAAAGGGCGATGGAAATGCTCGACAGCGGCGCTTCTATAATCGATATAGGCGGTGAATCTTCAAGACCCGGGGCCGAAGCCATAGACTGGCAGGAGGAAGTCCGCCGAGTCGTTCCTGTCGTTAGGGGCATCAGGGAGCTAAGACCTGAGGCGATCATCTCTGTCGATACATACAATCGCAATACTGCTTTGCAGGCACTTTCGGAGGGAGCCGACATCGTCAACGATATAACAGGGTTGATTGATCCCGCTATGATAGAGGTGGTGGCGAAGAACGAGGCCGCGGTCATAATAATGCATATGAAAGGTACGCCCTCGACTATGAACCAGCTAACCAATTACTCCGATGTAGTATCTCAGGTTAAGGAGCAACTGCTTGAACGTTGCGAAAAGGCCGTGGCGGGAGGAGTGAGGGAGGAAGCAATAATTCTCGATCCCGGCATTGGTTTCGCAAAGAACGCCCTGCAGAGTCTCGAGATTCTCAGGAAAATCACGGATTTCACCTGTTTGAAGTACCCGGTGCTGGTGGGCCATTCCAGAAAAAGCTTCATAGGATACGTCTCCGGCCTGCCCGTAGAGGAAAGGCTCGAGGAAACTCTCGCCGTCTCCACTTATCTCTATCTGAAGGGAGTGAAGATATTGAGAGTCCACGACGTTGAAGAGCACCGGAGAATCTTTGATATACTGAAGTTGATTGATAAATCCACCGGATAATGAATGGGAGGTAAGGTTTTGTCTTACAACAGGCAATCGAAAAAATACTGGAGAGAGACCTGGAAAGCCTATCTGTTTCTCCTTCCTTCACTGGTGATCCTTGGTGTCTTCACTTTATGGCCGATAGTCTTCTCTCTTGTCTTGAGCTTTTTCAAATGGGATTACACTTCGGCCTCGCGCTACTTCATAGGTCTGGATAACTACAAGGAACTCTTCAGAATCTCGTACCCCGTTCAGATGAATCTGTTTTACTCGATCATCAATATGGCCGTCTATGTGGTTACGACTCTGGTTCTGGTTCAGATTGTCCATTACTTTCTCTGCAGTGTGAGTAAATACGATAAGCCGAAAAAAGGCCACGCGACTCTTTATATACTGTTTGCGTCAATTCTTGCCGGTTATGTGATTTTGAGAAATTTGTCTGCCGGTTTGACAGTTGCCGGGATACTTTATGGACTGGCGATGGTTGCCTTCGGCCTTGCGCTATTATTTAAACGCAGAGGTTCGATACAGAGCTTTAAGATGAAGTCGAGCCAGTGGGTAACGCTCATGCTTTTCATAGGGATATACTACCTTCTCTCAAGGGTTCTATTGAAAGAGAGCATAGACTTTTTACAGTACTTCGTGCTGGCCAAAGAGAGCTCGGATTTCTTGAAGTCAATCTTCAACACCATCTATTATGTTGTACTTTCTGTTCCGACACAGATAGCGCTGGCCCTCCTGATAGCCGTACTGCTCAACAAGAACATTAAGCTCCGCTCGCTCTTCAGAACGGCGTATTTCATACCTTTTGTGACATCAGTAGTCGCCGTTTCACTGGTCTGGCAGTGGATGTTTAACGACCAGTTTGGCCTTCTGAACTACATTCTGTCGTGGTTCAACCTGCCGAAGATCGCATGGCTCAAAGAGGAGGTCTGGACGATACCTACAATCGCCATAGTCTCAGTCTGGCAGCACGTGGGCTACACAGCCGTGATCTTTCTGGCCGGTCTTCAAAACATTGACAGATCCTACTACGAGGCGGCCGATGTGGATGGAGCCAGTTCCTGGCAAAAATTCAAGTTCATCACATGGCCTCTTTTATCGGGAACGACCTTCTTCATAATGATAATAACTATGATCGGAGCCTTCAAAGTCTTCTCCCAGATATTCATTCTGTATCAGGGCTTACCCGGCCCGGTCAACAAGAGCGGACTCACACTGGTTTACTATGTCTTCGACGCCTTCTACAATCAGCAGAGGATGGGAGTGGCCAGTGCGGCCGCCTATATTCTCTTTATGATAATCCTTCTTCTCACGATGGTGCAACTATACGTCGGGAAGAAGCGTGTACACTACGAGGGATGAGGTGTCGCTGTGAATACATCATCTGCAAGGAGTATTTCGAAGATTTTCGTATATGTTCTCATCATTGGGGGGGCCTTCCTGATGCTGGTACCATTCGCATGGATGGTTGATACGTCTTTCAAAGCACCGAGCGAAGTGTCTTCCTGGCCGCCTGTATGGACGACCAAAAACGCTGCAAGTTCATTCCAGTTCAATACCAGAATCAGGCAGAAGAGCTCCTCGACGTCCGTGGATCTTTCAACGCTCAGTCTGAGTGAATTCAGAAACTTCGCGGCCCTTCTGGAGAGCGTGGGTAGTTTCGATACGCTCACGGTTAATCTCGACGATGACCCGATCGTGCGCGGCGAGATTGAAATACTGCTTCTCTCGAACAACGGTTCGCCAGCCTCATACGCGGTTAATCTCGACATGGCTCGCTACGGAGAGCTTGTCGGGAAGTTTCTCTCTCTGAAAGGTTCATTTCCACAGACCTTTTCCGGCGAGCTCGAAAAGCTAAGCACGGATGATCCGGGAGCTTTCTTCGACGGCTTTTTCGGGATTTCCATCTATCAGGATAATGGCTTCATCAGGAGAGTCGTACTGGTAAACTCCATGAAATCCCTTTATTCATCCACGATCGATAGACTCCTTCAATCTGCCGAGACAACATTCAAAGACCTCCCGATTGACAATGACTCCACCAAACAGTTGAAGGCCGAACTCCGCGAAGAGATCCGTGATATCTTTAACGATACGGTGTCTGCATTTGAGGCGGCTATGACCGGACTGGATTCCTATAGGACGGGTACTTCGGGTGTGACGTCTCTGCCCGAGCTGGCGACAATAATACGACTCATGCGCGAGAACATCTCGAAGTTAGAAGTGGACGCACAGGAGTCGCTCTCTCTGGCCAGATCGAAAGCATCTTCGGATCCGAGGTTAACAATGCTTGTGAACCAGTTTGAACGCTCCCTGGAAAGCGTCTCCGACGGGCTGATTAGCTGGGCTGACCTCATGGATTTCTACGTAGAGGCAAGAAACTTCTACGATAGTGTTCAGACAGCATCGCTCTCGAGCGGTTCGATAGTGGGGAGGATAAGGACCGATAAACAGGTCCACGGACTGGTGATAAAGGCCCTCGACACCTGGAAGGCCGATCCGGCAACGAAGGAGTATCTAAAGTCAACTCTGACGCCGTCGAACATAAGGAACGCCGTCACCATACTTCTTACTTACCTGGATGAGAATTACAGGAACAGTCTGGCGGGCCACTTTTCCAATCCCCGAGCCGTACTGGAAGCGGTCAACGAAGCCATGAACTTCCTGAGAACGTCGCTCCTTGTGGCCGCCGATCCCTCGCTCGAGGAGAGAGTTCGACAGATCATGACCTCGGAGAGCTCCTATCAGGAGCTGGAATCGATTGTAAGAGAAGTTGCAACTACGGCAGGGCAGAGTATAACTTATGGCAAAGTCTCGGCCGGACTCTCCAGATTTGCCGGCGAGAGCGATCCCGAAATCTTCGCCAGATTCATAAGAAGAAGGTGGGAAGAGACCGAAATGGTTGGCAGTTTCTCGAAGATGCACTCGGACATCTTCACCGAGCTCGACCTCGTTTCTAAACCCGACGAGGTCGAAAAGGTCTTTCTTAGAGGTTTGATTTCCCCCTCCGGTTCAAAATCCTTCGATATAAAGCTTAAAGGTATCCCGGCCGTCTGGTTCAAGGACGATGTCTCCTCGGCGAAAGCGAACTTCACGTTCGCCGAGACAATAAGTAACTTTTTCCAGAACTACGTCACTGCATGGAACGCCGCACCATTCGGAACGTATTACTTCAACACCGTCTTCGTGGCGATAGTCACCACTTTTGCCGAGATAATATTCGCTGCAATGGCAGCCTTCGCCTTCGCAAAAATGGAGTTCTTCGGCAAGAATCTTATCTTCACACTCTTCCTTGCAACGATGATGGTTCCCGGAGAAGTTCTCCTGGTACCGAATTACATAACCCTCACCGCTCTGGGTTGGATCGATTCATATTACGCGCTCATAGTACCCTGGGTCGTCAGCGTCTTCGCCATCTTTCTATTGAGGCAACATTTCATGACGATACCGAACGAGCTTTACGATGCCGCGATGATAGACGGACTCACCAAATGGAGGTTCTTGTGGACAGTCATGGTTCCTCTATCCAAACCGGCCGTGATTACGGGTGCGTTGCTCAAGTTCGTCGGGAGCTGGAACTCTTTCCTCTGGGTGTTGATCGTTACCAAAAGCCCGGAGATCAGAACGCTGCCGGTAGGACTTCAAAACTTCAGTTCAGCCACCGGTAGCGACTACCATCTCCTGATGGCGGCCGCGACTTTCTCGGTTATACCGGTCGTTATTCTCTTCCTGCTGACCCAGAAGTATTTCATAGCGGGAATAGC
This portion of the Mesotoga infera genome encodes:
- a CDS encoding deoxyribonuclease IV; translation: MIKLGAHMSTSKGFDKVPEDTIKIGGNTFQIFPHSPRMWRASLPEDKVTRIFKSEMKDKGIDPYSCMVHSGYLINLASSNEEVWEKSVALLSIEMKITASLGLKFLNFHPGSHLGDGLQTGIDRIVRGIDIVLSENLDSDVMLLLENVAAKGNHIGSSFEELKSIIDGSSEPSRIGVTYDTCHGFDSGFDIRTVDGTEFLIESIDSTVGYGKLKMIHLNDSKFPLGAGKDRHEVIGKGYIGMDGGFREFLSREEIQQKPWLLETPGGDADHEEEIKYIKELLNSRENSL
- a CDS encoding CTP synthase translates to MKKKYVVVTGGVLSGIGKGILSASIARVMKECGVEVNTLKIDPYLNIDAGTMNPNQHGEVFVTEDGYEADLDLGHYERFLGKDMRRENNMTAGQIFKTIIDKEREGSFLGATVQMVPHVTEEIKGRIRRIPGELIMIEIGGTVGDIEGEIFLEAIRELWVEEGSENFLFVHVTYVPYLRVTSEFKTKPTQQSVQLLRRIGIQPQMIAVRSEEPVEENELRKIALFGGVEREMVFNLPDSKNVYDVPSIVYSYGIHRKIATRLNLEIEERFEWDYPRNFIPSKIAIVGKYLGTDDAYKSISESICLCGASKPDVLDSQIFEDMTQEQIKNTLAEYEGLIIPGGFGKRGIEGKIAVIRYARENNVPIMGICLGMQLMVIEYARNVAGLVGANSTEFDPATPYPVIDIMEEQKKILKLGGTMRLGAQETPIKEGTLLMEAYRTSLVHERHRHRYEVNYEDFRDLFNEPGEDLSGRMVISSKATFVEAIELPDKDFFLGIQYHPEFGSKVGRPSPLFRLFVEKIRGRKRD
- the folP gene encoding dihydropteroate synthase, whose protein sequence is MDFRNGRTLDLSSPVIMGIINTTPDSFYPGSRVPDTRTAVKRAMEMLDSGASIIDIGGESSRPGAEAIDWQEEVRRVVPVVRGIRELRPEAIISVDTYNRNTALQALSEGADIVNDITGLIDPAMIEVVAKNEAAVIIMHMKGTPSTMNQLTNYSDVVSQVKEQLLERCEKAVAGGVREEAIILDPGIGFAKNALQSLEILRKITDFTCLKYPVLVGHSRKSFIGYVSGLPVEERLEETLAVSTYLYLKGVKILRVHDVEEHRRIFDILKLIDKSTG
- a CDS encoding carbohydrate ABC transporter permease; the protein is MSYNRQSKKYWRETWKAYLFLLPSLVILGVFTLWPIVFSLVLSFFKWDYTSASRYFIGLDNYKELFRISYPVQMNLFYSIINMAVYVVTTLVLVQIVHYFLCSVSKYDKPKKGHATLYILFASILAGYVILRNLSAGLTVAGILYGLAMVAFGLALLFKRRGSIQSFKMKSSQWVTLMLFIGIYYLLSRVLLKESIDFLQYFVLAKESSDFLKSIFNTIYYVVLSVPTQIALALLIAVLLNKNIKLRSLFRTAYFIPFVTSVVAVSLVWQWMFNDQFGLLNYILSWFNLPKIAWLKEEVWTIPTIAIVSVWQHVGYTAVIFLAGLQNIDRSYYEAADVDGASSWQKFKFITWPLLSGTTFFIMIITMIGAFKVFSQIFILYQGLPGPVNKSGLTLVYYVFDAFYNQQRMGVASAAAYILFMIILLLTMVQLYVGKKRVHYEG
- a CDS encoding carbohydrate ABC transporter permease, with product MLVPFAWMVDTSFKAPSEVSSWPPVWTTKNAASSFQFNTRIRQKSSSTSVDLSTLSLSEFRNFAALLESVGSFDTLTVNLDDDPIVRGEIEILLLSNNGSPASYAVNLDMARYGELVGKFLSLKGSFPQTFSGELEKLSTDDPGAFFDGFFGISIYQDNGFIRRVVLVNSMKSLYSSTIDRLLQSAETTFKDLPIDNDSTKQLKAELREEIRDIFNDTVSAFEAAMTGLDSYRTGTSGVTSLPELATIIRLMRENISKLEVDAQESLSLARSKASSDPRLTMLVNQFERSLESVSDGLISWADLMDFYVEARNFYDSVQTASLSSGSIVGRIRTDKQVHGLVIKALDTWKADPATKEYLKSTLTPSNIRNAVTILLTYLDENYRNSLAGHFSNPRAVLEAVNEAMNFLRTSLLVAADPSLEERVRQIMTSESSYQELESIVREVATTAGQSITYGKVSAGLSRFAGESDPEIFARFIRRRWEETEMVGSFSKMHSDIFTELDLVSKPDEVEKVFLRGLISPSGSKSFDIKLKGIPAVWFKDDVSSAKANFTFAETISNFFQNYVTAWNAAPFGTYYFNTVFVAIVTTFAEIIFAAMAAFAFAKMEFFGKNLIFTLFLATMMVPGEVLLVPNYITLTALGWIDSYYALIVPWVVSVFAIFLLRQHFMTIPNELYDAAMIDGLTKWRFLWTVMVPLSKPAVITGALLKFVGSWNSFLWVLIVTKSPEIRTLPVGLQNFSSATGSDYHLLMAAATFSVIPVVILFLLTQKYFIAGIARSGLK